Below is a genomic region from Sporohalobacter salinus.
ATTAGTAGAGAACCTGCTATGCCTGATTTGAGAGTGGTAATGGATCCAAAAGATAAGTTAGGAGATTATATGATTAAATTAAAACTAGAAATAAATTATCAAGTTGATCGATATCCTTATGGGAATCCTAATGCAGATGATAATGATTATGGGCAGGATGATTGGCATAAAAATAGAGATGATACAGATAATTTTCCTGATACAGGTTGGCATAAAATGTGGTCTAATGAAACTAAAAAATGGGATGTTGATTTAGGAGAAAAATTTTGTGGAGAGATAGCAATATTAAAGTGGAAAATAGTATCCGAAAATCTTGAAGTTATAGCAGATGGAGAGTATAAATTTTATATTAGAGGGAAAAATCCAGCTGTAACTGTAGTTGAAAATTACATAGATGATTTTAACCCTTCAAGATGGTATTATAAACCAATAGTTCGGCATGAATCAGGAGTAACAGTAGCTCTTCGTGATTATCCTAGTGGATCCGTAATTGACGAAGATGGTTATAAACAGTTTAATTCTTGGTTTGGTAATTTAGGACCTAATAATTTTGGAGGTGCTCCTAATTGGGGAGGGCCTGACGGCTGGGGCTTAATGCAGTTAGATCCACCACCTAATAAAAAGGTGCTTTGGGATTGGAAGGCAAATGTTGCTGAAGGTATAAATCGTTTAGAATCTAAAAGACAAGCTGCAAAGAATTATTTTGAAGCGATAGAAAGGACTTATCCTAATGCATATGAAGATCCTCCGGATTCGTATACTGTTTCAGATACTACTTTGACTGCTTTGGAAGCAGCTGCAATACAGTTATATAATGGGGCTGGAGTTAGAAGGAGACTTTATGTAGAAGGTGTAAATGCAAATGAATATGGAGATATCAGTGATCTTTCTCCTGAGCAAAAAAGTGATTTAACGAGACTGTTTTTGTTTTGTTGGGAATTTAATCCAAATGCTGGTTCAGATAATAAGTGGAGTTTTGATGTGAATAGTGAAAATTATGTAGAAAAACTAATTTCAGAATATGAAAGTAACAATTAAGGGCTTGTTAATCTGGTAGGAACATATTTGAATTGCCGTAAATAGTTTGTACGAATTGCCACTTGTCGAAAGGTACGAGTGGTGTGAGAGGACGCGGAGGAACTCCGCCTCCTACTGATTTAAAAAACTACTCTAAAAAAGGTAGTTTTTTAAACAGATATATGTTAAAATTAGTATTGGCTAGCAATTATTACATTTTGAATTATTAAATTAGCTAATAATTTATTTATAATGGAGGTAGATAAGGATGAAAAAGAAATTATTACTTATAATGATGTTGGGGCTTATATTGTCTTTTACTCTAAATTCAGTAGTAATGGCTAAAACTAATTCTGAAAAATTACTTAAGCAAGCTCCTAGTAAACAGGAATATCCTGAAGCTGGTGGTATATATTTAACAGAAAAAAAGATAGCAGATCATACCTTAGATAAAACTAAAATTAGATATCGGAAAGTAATTAAAGTATTCAATAAACGGGGAGTAGAAGATTATGGAGAATTTAAGATTCACTTTAATAAGTCTAATGAAGATATAAAAATAATAGAGGCTAAAACAATTAAGCCGGATAGCTCAGTAGTTAAACCTAAAAAAGATGCTATCAATGAAATTACGACGCCTGAAGCTGCTAATGTTAGTATGTATTCAGATGCTCGGATTAAAGTGATTTCTATGCCAGGAGTTAAGCCGGGGAGTATTGTAGTTTGTGAGTATGTGAAAACTAAAGATGAATATGCTATTGAGGATGAATTTTGGAATTATGATTTATTCCAGTCAACAGATCCAATTAAAAACAAGAAGTTAGTAATTAAAATTCCGGTAAATAAAGAAATAAACTATAAAGTAAGAAATGGGAACTTAAAACCTAAAATTGAAAAGAAAGATGATGCGAAAATATATACTTGGCAGCAAAGTGATATTCCCGGAATTACTAAAGAAAATAATATGCCGTCATTAATTAATCTTGCCCCTTTAGTACAAATTTCTACTTTGGATAACTGGAGTCAGGTAAGTAGTTGGTATCAGGGATTAATTGAGAAACAGTATAAAGTAAATAAAGAGTTGAAAAATAAGATTAAGGAATTGACCCAAGGAAATGAAACTAAAGAAGAAAAAGTGAAAAGTCTTTATAATTATGTAACTTCTAGGATTAGATATATTGGTTTACAGTTTGGAGAAAGTGGTTATAAACCTTATTCAGCAGTAGAGACTTTTAAAAATAAATATGGAGTGTGTAAAGAAAAAGCTACTTTATTAATTGCTATGTTAAGAGAGATAGGAGTAAAAGCGGAACCAGTTTTAATTCGACGCGGCTCAGGAGCAGTAGATTTAGATATAGTTAGCCCTATTTTATTTAATCATATGATTGTTTATTTGCCTGACCAAGATAAATATTTAGACCCAACTAGTAAAGGAACGGCTTATGGAGTTTTACCTGGAGACCAAAATAAAAACGTTCTACTGCCTGAGAGTGATATATTAAGCAAAACTCCAATTAGCCCTGCTAATAGTAATCTTGCTTTTCTAAAACAACAAGTTGATTTGAAACAAAATGGAAAAGCTAATATAGTCTATCAAGAAGAGAAAAGTGGTGTTTATGGCTATGCTTATCGGAAAGGCTATCAGAAATATACACCGCGCCAGCAGAAAAGAATTGTTAAACAAGGCATAAGTAAAGGTTTTTCTAATGCTCAAGCAACAGGAATTCAATTTGCTGGAATTAAAGATTTGAATCAAAATTTTAGTTTAAAGATTTCTAATTTACAGGTTAAAAGTTATGCTAAAAGAATGGGAAATTTACTATCTTTTAAGCCTTTACGATATCCTATCAAGTTAAGTCAATTAGTCGCTGCTGAAGAAAGAAGTTATCCTTTCCATCTTGGTTTTAAAAGAAAAGATCATCGTAAAATTGAGATTGATATACCTTCAAATTATCAAGTTAATTATTTGCCTGAGGATATAAGTTTCCAAAATGAAGTAGGTAGTCTTGAAGCTACTTATAAGCAGCAAAATAATAAAGTTGTATTAGACTTTAACCTAATAGTAGATCAGTATCAATTAGAAGTTAGTGAATATCAGGCTGCTAGAGAATTATTAAATCAGGCTGAAGGAGTTGCTCAAAACCAGATATTATTGAAGCGACAGTAATTAGATTTATTGTTGGAGTTAATGAAAATAAGGTGAATTCACTATATGGGACTGCCGAGGGGTTGGCTTTATAAATATGGTGAGTGATTTTTGATGGAATTATTTTTTCATAAGAATAAAAAATAACTCTTTAGGAGAAAATAAATTAATTATAAAAGCTAGGGTCAAGTGCTCTAGCTTTTGTGGTTTTCTTGTAATAAAAAGGAAATAAATTTAAAATGTACGGATGCTAGATGTTATTTTTTTAATAGCAGGTAAAAATCTAGATGTAGCTGCTAAAGCAGGAGGTAATCTTTAGCTTCAAGTTCAAAAGCTGTTGTACAAGAAAAGCCTAGCCATCAAAAAGAGGAGAAAGGATTTTTTGACTCACTTTTATAATTAGGACTTGATGTGTCAGGTGCTGAGAAATTAACCAAAAAATCATGCAGTAGAGACTAAATTATATTAGTTAGGAGGACTAAATTAAGAATGAAAAGTAAAAGTTTAATCTTAATTTTAATTTGTATTGTAATATTATTAAGCTACTGTAATTCAGCTCCACCAAGTGATGAAACTTTGATTAATAATTTCAGGGAAAATAAAAGTGATTTTAAGAAGTTAATTACAATATTTAAAGAAGATAAGAGATTAGAATATATTTCTCGAAATATGATTTCCCCTATGGAAGCAATAGGAAAGAAGAGAGAAAAAGAGTATCAGCGGTTATTTAAAAAGCTTAATAGTAAAACAAATGAAATCTTATAATAAGCAGCAAAGTATTTCTATTACTGTTTATGCTGCGGGATTGGGTATTACAGGAGCGGCGAAAGGATATGATTATTGGGAAGAACGAGTACCCTCTCATTTAGATATAGTAAAAAATCTGGACAAATCTTATCAGAAAGAACGAGCTAAAGATAAACCGCTAGCTTTTTATAAATTGCGTCATATAGAAGGGAATTGGTATTTATCTTATAGTGTTGATGATTAATTTAAAGAGGTGAAAATCTAGAGGGAATGATAACTTACTATAGTAGAAAAAATTACAATATAAAAGTATATGAATAGAAACGAGATTGAAAAAGAAGATGATAGAAAGATTAATATTTATATATGGAGGGAATTAAAACATGAAAAAACTAACAAGAGTATTAATTAAAATTCTTGCAATTTATATTTTCTTTCGATTTATGTTTTTTGAAGCATCATTTTTTTGGGCGATAATTAATTTACCAAGAAGTAAAACCTCGAATTATATACTTTTTTCAAATATAATTGCTAATTTTTCAGTTTTAGTTTTAGCGATTTTATTATGGTTTTATTCAAAGAATATAGCAAGTTATATTGTAAAGGATGATGAAAATATATTATTAGAAAGCATTGAAATAAAAGATTTACAAGCAGCAGGAATATTTGTTGTAGGAATAGGTTTAATATCCATTTCTATCACTGATTTACTTAGGAATATTTTTTTATTATTAGATGAAAATATTTTTAGTGATTTAATAATTAATATATATTTGCCTAAATTAATAAAAATAACAGCAAAAATAATAATTGGAATATGGTTTGTTCTAAAAAATATTGAAATTATAAATCGGATATCAAAATTAAATAGTATTTTAAGGGGAAATAAGGAAATATAGTAAAATATTTTTATTCCAATTTATTAAAATTTATTATATAATAAATTTTAATATCATGAATGAATAATTTGCTTGCAAGTTTACACTGCAGCACGAAAAGTGATTGAGAAGTTAGAAAAAGAAGGAATGTATTTTTTTATGGGGTTTTTGATAAAAAAAGAAGGTATATGGCAATTAATGAAGAAATATAATGATAAGTTAAAATATAAAGATTTATTAAAAAGTTAGGACAAGATTTTGCAGTAATGACAAGTGAAATTAAAGATAGTTTTATTGTAATTTAGGGGAGGGTAAAGGATAGTGATAAAGTTCTGAATATTCAGAATAAATTGAAACTATGGTTTTAGAAATGACTCATCTTGCCCAGAAATTATCTAGTAAAGTTCAGGGGCTAGGCAATTTAGTTGAACAATTCGAAATATGAATTTCTATAAAAGGGGGAGTTATAGTTATGAAGAAATTAGCAGTTGTTTTGGTTGGGGTCTTTCTTTTTAGTTCAGTAATGATGTTGACAACTGGGAATAAGGCTTTTGGAGCAGATAAGTTAACTATAATAACAGAAAATTTTCCACCTTTAAACTATGAAAAGAATGGTAAGCCAATGGGGATTTCAGTAGAGATAGTTAAAGAACTTCAGAAAAGAGTAGGCTCTAAGAGTAACATAAAAGTATTACCGTGGGCAAGAGGATATAAAATGACTTTACAAAAACCTAATACGATATTATTCTCTACTACTCGAACTAAAAAAAGAGAGGAATTATTTAAATGGGTAGGTCCTTTAGCAGAAATGAAATGGATCTTTTTAGCTAAAAAAGATTCTAATTTTAAACTTGATAGTTTAAAAGATGTTAAACAAGTAGGGTCAATAGGGACAGTATTAGAAGATGTTAGTGAACAAACTTTAAAAGATCTTGGTTTTAAAAATTATTCGAGCACTTCTAAAAAGATTTCTAATCCTAAAAAATTATTAAGTGGAAGAATTGATCTATGGTTTACAAGTGCTATAACAAGTAAGGAACTTTGTAAACAAAATAATATAGATTATGATAATTTCAAACCTGTTTATACATTAAAAAGTTCTCAATTATATATTGCATTTAACAAAAAGACT
It encodes:
- a CDS encoding DUF3857 domain-containing protein — protein: MKKKLLLIMMLGLILSFTLNSVVMAKTNSEKLLKQAPSKQEYPEAGGIYLTEKKIADHTLDKTKIRYRKVIKVFNKRGVEDYGEFKIHFNKSNEDIKIIEAKTIKPDSSVVKPKKDAINEITTPEAANVSMYSDARIKVISMPGVKPGSIVVCEYVKTKDEYAIEDEFWNYDLFQSTDPIKNKKLVIKIPVNKEINYKVRNGNLKPKIEKKDDAKIYTWQQSDIPGITKENNMPSLINLAPLVQISTLDNWSQVSSWYQGLIEKQYKVNKELKNKIKELTQGNETKEEKVKSLYNYVTSRIRYIGLQFGESGYKPYSAVETFKNKYGVCKEKATLLIAMLREIGVKAEPVLIRRGSGAVDLDIVSPILFNHMIVYLPDQDKYLDPTSKGTAYGVLPGDQNKNVLLPESDILSKTPISPANSNLAFLKQQVDLKQNGKANIVYQEEKSGVYGYAYRKGYQKYTPRQQKRIVKQGISKGFSNAQATGIQFAGIKDLNQNFSLKISNLQVKSYAKRMGNLLSFKPLRYPIKLSQLVAAEERSYPFHLGFKRKDHRKIEIDIPSNYQVNYLPEDISFQNEVGSLEATYKQQNNKVVLDFNLIVDQYQLEVSEYQAARELLNQAEGVAQNQILLKRQ
- a CDS encoding substrate-binding periplasmic protein, whose protein sequence is MKKLAVVLVGVFLFSSVMMLTTGNKAFGADKLTIITENFPPLNYEKNGKPMGISVEIVKELQKRVGSKSNIKVLPWARGYKMTLQKPNTILFSTTRTKKREELFKWVGPLAEMKWIFLAKKDSNFKLDSLKDVKQVGSIGTVLEDVSEQTLKDLGFKNYSSTSKKISNPKKLLSGRIDLWFTSAITSKELCKQNNIDYDNFKPVYTLKSSQLYIAFNKKTSQKTINKWRKAYKQIREEGIIKKIMKKHNYEVLYPQKK